The sequence below is a genomic window from Flavobacterium keumense.
AGGAATAAACAAATCCGTTTCTCCTCATATTCTTGGACATTGTTATGCAACCCATTTAATAGAAGTTGGAACAAAAATTCACTATATCCAAGAGTTATTGGGACACAGTCACCTAAATACTACTAAAATCTATACCCAATAAACTTTTGATGTAGCTAAAAATAAGATTAAAAGCCCTTTGAATCTAATTTAAGGTTAAACTCTAAAGCATTACAATTATAAATTATTGAGACTACAAAAGTTATTTCGTCAAATTAAATCAACTAGATATGTTAAAAAAATCTATTCTTATTGAAAATAAATCTTCTGTTTCTGTTAACAAATTACAATTGATTATCAAATCAGAAATTAGAGAGAGCTCGATACCCATTGAAGAAATTGGATTCCTAGTTATTGATAATTCTGAGACATTTTTAAGCATCCCTGCAATGAATTTATTAGTTGAGAACAATACCGCCTTGATTATTTGTTCTCAAAATCATCTCCCAAATGGAATGTTCTTAAATCTTAACAGCCATCACATACAACAAGAAATTTTTAAAAATCAAATTAATGCAAGTATGCCATTAAAGAAGCAATTATGGCAACAAACAGTTGTAGAAAAAATATCCAATCAAGGTATATTATTACAAAAAATAACCCATCAAAAAAATAATTTTGATTTTTTAGCTTCAAAAGTATTAAGTGGTGACACCTCAAATATGGAAGGTGTAGCGGCAAACTTCTATTGGAAATCATTTTTTGAATGCGATTTTAAAAGAGAACGATTTGGAGATTACCCTAACAATTTTTTAAACTATGGATATGCTATTTTGAGAGCAGCCACCGCCAGAGCGCTGTCAGGAAGCGGGCTCTTAAACACTTTAGGAATTCATCATAAAAGCAAATACAATGCTTTT
It includes:
- the cas1 gene encoding type II CRISPR-associated endonuclease Cas1, whose product is MLKKSILIENKSSVSVNKLQLIIKSEIRESSIPIEEIGFLVIDNSETFLSIPAMNLLVENNTALIICSQNHLPNGMFLNLNSHHIQQEIFKNQINASMPLKKQLWQQTVVEKISNQGILLQKITHQKNNFDFLASKVLSGDTSNMEGVAANFYWKSFFECDFKRERFGDYPNNFLNYGYAILRAATARALSGSGLLNTLGIHHKSKYNAFALADDIMEPFRPIVDETVLNIMKNYEEQELNTKIKSELLQILTRTVYFKNEKSPLMIALQKTASSLQQCYTGERKKIKYPKLWNSTDTE